A stretch of the Neptunomonas phycophila genome encodes the following:
- a CDS encoding type 4a pilus biogenesis protein PilO, whose protein sequence is MQAFKAAFQGFDPNNLDVNTAGNWPIGIKVIVYLLFFILVLFAGNHFYISDKAGQLDREVAKETDLRQEFQRKSFQVANLAALRKQMADVEEEFSELLRQLPTEKEVPGLLEDISDIGRAAGLDIKLIELAPEKKEQFYIELPINIVVRGTYHQMGQFVSGIAAIRRIVTLHDFIITPVPEGGLEMKILAKTYRYDDTEK, encoded by the coding sequence ATGCAGGCATTTAAAGCGGCTTTTCAGGGCTTTGATCCCAACAACCTAGATGTTAATACAGCGGGTAATTGGCCTATAGGCATAAAGGTAATTGTCTATTTACTGTTTTTTATTCTGGTATTGTTTGCCGGTAATCATTTCTATATCAGTGATAAAGCTGGTCAGTTGGATCGTGAAGTGGCCAAAGAAACAGATCTTCGACAAGAGTTTCAGCGAAAATCGTTTCAAGTTGCTAACTTGGCTGCGCTTCGTAAACAAATGGCCGATGTAGAGGAAGAGTTTTCTGAACTCTTGCGACAGTTGCCTACTGAAAAAGAAGTACCAGGCCTTCTTGAAGATATTTCAGATATTGGTCGCGCAGCTGGTTTAGACATTAAATTAATTGAATTAGCGCCCGAGAAAAAAGAGCAGTTTTATATCGAGCTTCCAATTAACATTGTAGTGCGTGGTACTTATCATCAGATGGGGCAGTTTGTTAGTGGTATTGCCGCTATCCGTCGTATCGTAACCTTGCATGACTTTATTATTACACCGGTGCCTGAAGGTGGACTAGAAATGAAAATTTTAGCGAAGACATACCGATATGATGATACTGAAAAGTAA
- the aroK gene encoding shikimate kinase AroK yields MNIFLVGPMGSGKSTIGRLLSQELNLAFIDVDRVIEDRAGANIPWIFDVEGESGFRDREENVMDELTQRNNIVLATGGGAVLRASNREFLKKRGAVVYLKTSVDHQLERTAKDKNRPLLQAENPRAVLERLLALREPLYLETCDIIIKTDRRHPKGVVSDIIKQVMLLNQSESSASLLSELPSG; encoded by the coding sequence TTGAACATTTTTTTAGTAGGCCCTATGGGATCGGGGAAAAGCACCATAGGGCGACTGCTCTCACAGGAACTTAACTTAGCGTTTATTGATGTTGATCGTGTCATTGAAGATCGTGCGGGAGCTAATATTCCTTGGATCTTCGATGTAGAGGGTGAAAGTGGCTTTCGTGACAGAGAAGAAAATGTCATGGATGAGCTCACACAGCGTAATAATATAGTCTTAGCTACAGGCGGCGGTGCCGTCTTACGCGCATCAAACCGTGAGTTTCTAAAAAAGCGTGGCGCGGTGGTTTACCTTAAGACATCAGTTGATCATCAGCTTGAGCGAACGGCTAAGGATAAAAATAGGCCTTTGCTGCAAGCTGAGAATCCCCGAGCGGTCCTAGAACGCTTGTTGGCGTTGCGCGAACCGCTGTATTTGGAAACATGCGATATCATTATTAAAACTGATCGCCGACATCCTAAAGGCGTAGTTTCCGATATTATCAAACAGGTTATGCTGTTAAATCAGTCCGAATCCTCTGCTTCTTTGTTATCTGAGTTACCGTCAGGGTAA
- a CDS encoding type IV pilus secretin PilQ, translating into MKHYTVVRMSRAKGEVLKGALAALIGCFSLFLSLTAQAQSVLLKDTSFVSLPGGNLEVRLEFDQPPPVPKAYTTDSPARVIFDMWGVENDLGTKSIDIRTADVDAMSFAQGGDRLRLVTSLNQMTDYRTYAEGNSLFIVFGEKSGASVAPQRQLAAPRNVKQSYDDKTRVSGIDFQRVDGGIGRVVVTMTDDQAGLNIEEEGNNVVVSLSGASLSNSLQQRIDVQDFATPVTFVDAMASGRNTKILIKPGAEPYDYMAYQTGSKLIVDFKPLTRAEKEEIKKNEFPYSGEKIDLNFQNVSVRSVLQILAEVAQLNLVVDDAVDGEITLLLKHVPWDQALDIVLKTRGLDKRQIGNVLLVAPAEQIAERERIELESLKQVEELSPLVTDFIQVDFRKASEMRQRIYDAKLVTERGFIVADDQTNRLMVRETSAQLEEIRRTLRQFDTEVSQIMIEARLVTARADYSRELGIRWGFGLQDGNFVAGGSGDSSAYYVEDFPVSGADLPLNVDLGASGTTSSLVLGYATNSFALATELSAMQSEGKIEIVSQPKVITTNGKAAYIKSGKEVPYQTVEDGEVSIEFKDVVLSLDVTPQINPGDRIALELKITKDSIGETLDNGEIGIDTNELETSVVVKDGETIVLGGVYQDNRSDYVYKTPLLGDIPVLGNLFKKTVAENNKEELLIFITPKLIRESLGSTR; encoded by the coding sequence ATGAAGCATTACACCGTTGTACGAATGTCCCGAGCCAAGGGCGAAGTTTTGAAAGGTGCATTAGCTGCACTGATTGGCTGTTTCAGCTTATTCCTGTCATTAACTGCTCAGGCGCAAAGTGTGCTGTTAAAAGACACGTCTTTTGTTTCTTTACCAGGAGGAAACTTAGAGGTTCGTCTAGAGTTTGACCAGCCACCTCCGGTTCCAAAAGCTTACACTACAGATAGCCCAGCACGTGTCATTTTTGATATGTGGGGTGTTGAAAACGATCTGGGTACCAAGTCTATTGATATCCGAACGGCTGATGTGGACGCGATGAGCTTTGCACAAGGCGGAGACCGTTTGCGTTTAGTTACGTCATTAAATCAAATGACGGATTATCGGACTTACGCTGAAGGAAATAGTTTATTTATTGTTTTTGGTGAGAAGTCAGGAGCCTCTGTAGCACCTCAGCGCCAGCTAGCTGCCCCACGAAATGTTAAGCAGTCTTATGACGATAAAACGCGTGTTAGTGGTATCGACTTTCAGCGTGTAGACGGTGGTATTGGTCGTGTTGTGGTAACGATGACGGATGATCAAGCGGGCTTAAATATTGAAGAGGAAGGTAATAACGTAGTTGTTAGTTTGAGCGGAGCCTCTTTATCCAATTCGTTACAGCAACGGATAGATGTTCAGGATTTTGCTACGCCAGTTACTTTTGTGGATGCAATGGCTTCTGGTCGTAATACTAAAATTTTGATCAAGCCAGGTGCTGAACCGTATGACTACATGGCATACCAAACGGGTAGCAAGTTAATCGTCGACTTTAAGCCGCTAACGCGCGCTGAAAAAGAAGAAATTAAAAAGAACGAATTCCCTTACAGCGGCGAAAAAATCGATCTTAACTTCCAGAATGTAAGTGTTCGTTCTGTTTTGCAGATTTTAGCAGAAGTGGCGCAGCTTAACTTGGTGGTCGATGATGCGGTTGATGGCGAAATCACTCTGTTGCTCAAGCATGTTCCATGGGATCAGGCGTTAGATATTGTCCTTAAAACACGTGGTCTTGATAAGCGCCAAATTGGTAATGTGTTATTAGTCGCACCGGCTGAGCAAATTGCCGAGCGCGAACGCATCGAATTAGAGAGTCTTAAGCAGGTTGAGGAATTATCTCCGTTAGTAACTGACTTTATCCAAGTCGACTTTCGCAAAGCGTCAGAGATGCGTCAGCGTATCTACGATGCCAAGTTAGTAACAGAGCGTGGTTTTATCGTTGCTGATGATCAAACTAACCGACTCATGGTGCGCGAAACGTCAGCTCAGCTAGAAGAGATTCGTCGTACGTTACGCCAGTTCGATACTGAAGTTTCACAGATTATGATTGAGGCACGCTTGGTGACAGCTCGGGCAGATTATAGCCGTGAACTAGGTATTCGTTGGGGCTTTGGTTTGCAGGACGGGAATTTTGTCGCTGGAGGCTCTGGTGATTCATCTGCTTACTACGTAGAAGATTTCCCAGTATCAGGGGCTGATTTGCCGCTTAACGTAGACCTTGGCGCTTCAGGAACAACGTCATCACTAGTATTGGGTTATGCGACTAATAGTTTTGCACTGGCAACTGAATTATCAGCTATGCAGAGCGAAGGTAAAATCGAGATCGTATCTCAACCCAAGGTAATTACGACTAACGGTAAAGCGGCCTACATTAAATCAGGTAAAGAAGTGCCTTACCAAACGGTTGAGGATGGTGAGGTTAGCATCGAATTTAAAGACGTTGTTTTAAGTCTAGATGTTACGCCGCAAATAAACCCAGGTGACAGAATTGCTTTAGAATTGAAGATTACTAAAGACTCTATCGGTGAAACGCTGGATAATGGTGAAATCGGGATCGACACAAACGAGCTCGAAACATCTGTTGTGGTAAAAGATGGTGAAACCATTGTTTTAGGTGGTGTGTATCAAGATAACCGCTCAGATTATGTATATAAAACACCACTGTTAGGTGATATTCCTGTGCTGGGTAATCTGTTTAAGAAAACAGTGGCAGAGAACAACAAAGAAGAATTGTTGATCTTTATTACACCTAAGTTGATCAGAGAGTCCCTAGGCAGTACGCGTTAA
- the aroB gene encoding 3-dehydroquinate synthase translates to MQSLSVNLGERSYPIIIGEEIFNAELIKPYIHAKQVMIVTNDTIAPLYLDALKACLSDYQVDVVILPDGEAYKDLTHLNLIYDGLLAARHNRSTTLIALGGGVVGDMTGYAAASYQRGVNFIQVPTTLLSQVDSSVGGKTGVNHALGKNMIGAFYQPQSVLIDISVFDTLPARELSAGLAEVIKYGLIYDQEFLNWLEAHLDELMAKQSDVLIEAIKRSCEIKAQVVAQDEREGGIRAILNLGHTFGHAIETHQGYGVWLHGEAVAAGTIMAMRMSERLGWISEQDVARAINMFERASLPVTPPDNMSRDDFMSLMAVDKKNLDSRIRLVLLKNIGEAVVTSEYDPAVLNELLDELCL, encoded by the coding sequence ATGCAATCATTGTCTGTAAACCTTGGTGAGCGCTCATATCCAATCATTATTGGAGAGGAGATCTTCAACGCTGAGTTAATTAAGCCGTACATTCATGCTAAGCAAGTGATGATAGTGACAAACGACACTATCGCGCCATTGTATTTAGATGCATTGAAGGCTTGCCTGAGTGATTATCAAGTCGATGTGGTTATTCTACCTGACGGTGAAGCTTACAAAGATTTAACGCATTTAAACCTTATTTATGATGGACTGCTGGCTGCTCGCCATAACCGCTCAACGACGTTAATTGCGCTAGGTGGCGGTGTAGTAGGTGACATGACCGGCTATGCGGCAGCGAGCTATCAGCGTGGGGTTAATTTTATTCAAGTGCCTACCACGTTATTGTCTCAAGTCGATTCATCTGTTGGCGGTAAAACCGGTGTGAATCATGCGCTTGGCAAAAATATGATTGGGGCCTTTTATCAACCTCAATCCGTGTTAATTGATATAAGTGTTTTCGATACATTGCCTGCCCGGGAGCTTTCTGCCGGTTTGGCGGAAGTGATCAAATACGGCTTGATTTATGATCAGGAGTTTCTGAACTGGCTAGAGGCTCATCTTGATGAATTAATGGCTAAACAGTCAGATGTGCTGATTGAGGCCATTAAACGTTCATGCGAAATTAAAGCGCAAGTGGTTGCTCAAGACGAACGTGAAGGTGGTATTCGGGCGATCTTGAATTTGGGGCATACTTTCGGTCACGCTATCGAGACTCATCAGGGATATGGGGTTTGGTTGCATGGGGAAGCAGTAGCCGCGGGAACTATAATGGCTATGCGTATGTCTGAGCGGTTGGGCTGGATATCCGAACAAGACGTAGCTCGGGCGATTAATATGTTTGAACGAGCTTCTTTGCCGGTCACTCCACCGGATAACATGAGCCGAGATGACTTTATGTCGTTAATGGCCGTAGATAAGAAGAATCTAGACAGTCGGATTCGATTAGTACTACTAAAAAATATAGGCGAAGCTGTTGTGACATCGGAGTATGATCCAGCAGTGCTTAACGAATTACTCGATGAGTTGTGTCTTTAA
- a CDS encoding pilus assembly protein PilP has translation MMILKSKPLVVAVLCSIVASGCVWVEDTQDLASFVSDVQSKPRGTIEPLPTFEPYHSFVYQGASLRDPFVPLVKIESALDIEYDDSDGVEPDQNRPRSYLEQFSIDDLHMVGTIGKTDQKSVWSLILDDNGEIHRVSVGDYIGLDFGKVVAVNEQRVDVIEIISNGRGGWMQRPRTLELVEQE, from the coding sequence ATGATGATACTGAAAAGTAAACCATTAGTGGTGGCTGTACTTTGCAGCATAGTGGCCTCTGGGTGCGTCTGGGTTGAAGATACGCAGGACTTAGCATCGTTTGTTTCTGATGTGCAGTCCAAACCACGTGGTACTATTGAACCATTGCCCACATTTGAGCCTTACCATAGCTTTGTATATCAAGGCGCTAGTTTGCGAGATCCTTTTGTTCCTTTGGTCAAAATTGAGTCCGCATTAGATATCGAATACGACGATAGCGATGGGGTAGAGCCAGATCAAAATCGGCCACGAAGCTATTTGGAACAATTTTCTATTGATGACTTACACATGGTAGGGACAATAGGAAAAACAGACCAAAAGAGTGTTTGGTCATTAATCTTAGATGATAATGGCGAAATACATCGTGTATCTGTCGGGGATTATATCGGACTAGACTTTGGTAAGGTCGTCGCTGTAAATGAGCAGCGTGTAGATGTTATTGAAATTATTTCGAATGGACGCGGTGGGTGGATGCAACGCCCGCGCACTTTAGAGTTGGTTGAGCAGGAATAA
- a CDS encoding AAA family ATPase has product MSQEFYYEPPSRLQLVDKMAHLLRYSDFLLVVTGASGSGKTRLAHQLMHVTSDSSTQQAIVSLSADTGTKPLLISLKKALQLEANTQAEALAAIHEQCKALDEVGQHLMIVIDNAEWLNDEAIELLAGLLMSGTGGPRLVLAGEESLVKRLVSLGIPELLEGRVHVETLSAFTEEEGHEFLRLLDPLRPELTPKAYKKVYQLSDGYPGGLVESVDLLQGPETSSPASRLPLPVPHIAAIAVVILVLVGISLWQLFPSDVSSEPEIVDGRVSMPVTLPLDSVDQSEVLPAPIEMADERSELSKRLAAQEAELRANQRVIEAPPSVVEAPAKSDIVEESTLSTAPEVVTSPVVKDNEQVSQSVPAEASVDQQVVDNARILDEALASQEPVPAPAPAPAPAPAPAPAPAPAPAPAPAPAPAPAPAPAPAPAPAPKVVQKNDVEPAKVAASGPASKWLKEDQLLAWPAKGYTLQLLGARSEQSVAQFMAGLNNRDKLYYFRTVYKGAPWHVVVYGQYSDRTAANRAVSTLPEELKRLKPWARSIRGVQLDIKKK; this is encoded by the coding sequence ATGAGCCAAGAATTTTACTATGAGCCTCCCAGTCGGCTGCAGCTAGTTGATAAAATGGCGCATTTATTGCGCTATTCTGACTTTTTGTTGGTGGTTACTGGGGCCTCAGGAAGCGGTAAAACACGCTTAGCTCATCAGCTTATGCACGTTACGAGCGACTCTTCTACACAGCAAGCAATTGTTAGTTTGTCTGCAGATACTGGCACAAAACCACTTCTGATTTCTTTAAAAAAAGCGCTGCAACTAGAGGCTAATACACAAGCAGAAGCATTAGCTGCTATTCATGAGCAGTGTAAAGCGCTGGATGAAGTGGGCCAGCATTTGATGATAGTTATCGATAATGCTGAGTGGCTCAATGATGAAGCAATAGAATTATTAGCAGGCTTGCTCATGTCCGGCACAGGCGGTCCTCGCTTGGTGCTGGCTGGTGAAGAGTCATTAGTTAAGCGCTTGGTCTCGTTGGGTATTCCTGAGCTATTAGAGGGGCGTGTTCATGTTGAAACCTTATCTGCATTTACCGAAGAAGAAGGGCATGAATTTCTTAGGCTTCTCGACCCGCTGCGGCCTGAATTAACACCAAAGGCTTATAAAAAAGTCTATCAATTAAGTGATGGTTATCCCGGAGGTTTGGTCGAGAGTGTTGACTTGTTGCAGGGGCCTGAAACATCATCTCCAGCCTCACGTTTGCCTTTGCCTGTTCCTCATATAGCTGCCATTGCAGTCGTCATATTGGTATTAGTTGGAATTTCTTTGTGGCAACTGTTTCCAAGTGATGTTTCCTCCGAACCTGAGATTGTGGATGGACGGGTCTCTATGCCGGTAACGCTACCGCTTGATAGCGTTGATCAGTCAGAGGTATTACCCGCACCTATTGAAATGGCGGATGAGCGAAGTGAGTTATCCAAACGACTAGCGGCTCAAGAAGCAGAATTACGTGCAAACCAACGTGTTATTGAAGCGCCTCCTTCGGTAGTAGAAGCTCCTGCTAAGTCAGATATAGTTGAGGAATCCACTTTATCCACAGCACCAGAAGTTGTGACATCGCCTGTTGTTAAAGATAACGAACAGGTGAGTCAATCAGTGCCTGCTGAGGCAAGTGTTGATCAACAAGTTGTTGATAATGCAAGAATACTTGACGAGGCCTTAGCAAGCCAGGAACCTGTTCCAGCTCCAGCTCCAGCTCCAGCTCCAGCTCCAGCTCCAGCTCCAGCTCCAGCTCCAGCTCCAGCTCCAGCTCCAGCTCCAGCTCCAGCTCCAGCTCCAGCTCCAGCTCCAGCTCCAGCTCCAGCTCCAAAAGTTGTTCAGAAAAATGATGTGGAACCGGCTAAGGTTGCCGCTAGTGGGCCTGCCTCTAAGTGGTTAAAAGAGGATCAGCTACTCGCATGGCCTGCAAAAGGGTATACTTTGCAGTTATTAGGTGCGAGATCGGAACAGAGTGTTGCGCAGTTTATGGCGGGTTTAAATAATCGCGATAAACTGTATTATTTTAGAACGGTCTATAAAGGTGCTCCTTGGCATGTAGTCGTATATGGTCAATATTCTGATCGTACCGCCGCCAACCGAGCAGTCAGTACCTTACCAGAAGAGCTGAAACGTCTTAAACCTTGGGCTAGAAGTATTAGGGGTGTTCAGCTGGACATAAAGAAAAAATAG
- the pilM gene encoding type IV pilus assembly protein PilM gives MVSLFRKKTASWVGVDIGSSSVKLVALSRHGSSIGLDAYAIVALPPSAVVDGNVQEINAVSEAIERGVKICGIRQANTICAVPSSSVIIKKIELSNVFTEIELEEQVKVEADQFIPYPLDEVALDFEIVGPTANNPDLNEILLVACRRDDVDQREDAINAAGLKCEIVDVDTYAMERVFPILINENLKADDMVAIVDVGAATLTLNVVRNGQIIYNREQSFGGNDLTTSIHHQYGMAIDEVEQALRLGEVSDEVKEIMVYPFRFTIAQQVSRALQFFYSSGVQSQLERIYLCGGAASIDGIGDVLTEELSMSVTLAKPFDDMNIGAKVNRERLIKDTPALVKACGLALRSFDQ, from the coding sequence GTGGTCAGTTTGTTTCGCAAAAAGACAGCTAGCTGGGTTGGAGTCGATATTGGGTCCTCGTCTGTTAAGCTGGTTGCGCTTTCGCGTCATGGCAGCTCAATAGGGTTGGATGCCTACGCAATCGTTGCTTTACCACCCTCGGCGGTGGTCGATGGAAATGTGCAAGAAATTAATGCCGTATCGGAAGCTATCGAAAGAGGCGTTAAGATCTGTGGGATTCGCCAAGCCAATACGATTTGCGCGGTTCCTTCTTCATCGGTCATCATCAAAAAAATTGAGTTGAGTAATGTTTTCACTGAAATAGAGCTCGAAGAGCAAGTGAAAGTAGAAGCTGATCAATTCATACCGTACCCGCTTGATGAGGTCGCGTTGGATTTCGAAATAGTGGGCCCTACCGCTAATAATCCGGACTTAAATGAGATCCTGCTGGTGGCGTGTCGTCGTGACGATGTCGATCAGCGCGAGGATGCCATTAATGCCGCTGGTTTAAAGTGCGAAATCGTAGATGTTGATACCTACGCCATGGAGCGTGTGTTTCCCATATTGATTAACGAAAATCTCAAAGCGGACGATATGGTAGCCATAGTGGATGTAGGTGCTGCCACATTGACTTTGAATGTCGTGCGAAACGGTCAAATTATTTACAACCGTGAGCAGTCATTTGGTGGTAATGACTTAACGACCAGTATTCATCATCAATATGGAATGGCTATTGACGAGGTCGAACAAGCGCTACGTTTGGGTGAAGTGAGCGATGAAGTCAAAGAAATAATGGTTTACCCATTTCGATTTACGATTGCTCAGCAAGTTTCGCGTGCACTTCAGTTCTTTTATTCATCGGGTGTCCAGTCCCAGCTAGAGCGGATCTACCTGTGTGGCGGAGCTGCGTCAATTGATGGTATTGGTGACGTGCTAACAGAGGAACTATCAATGTCAGTGACCTTGGCTAAGCCGTTTGATGACATGAATATTGGTGCGAAAGTTAATCGCGAACGTTTAATAAAAGATACACCTGCATTGGTTAAAGCGTGTGGTTTGGCATTACGATCTTTTGATCAATAG
- a CDS encoding PilN domain-containing protein — translation MAKINLRPWREERSAARQKQFITNVLAACLVGAAVVFVAGTYYDIQMDRQGQRNTYLQGKITDLDAKLKEIEELKAQRERLLARLNAIQELQGNRPIIVRNFDELVRVLPDSINYTAVERKESGFKETGLKGDTLRIEGIVAQNKDVSELMRNMDNSIWFGEPDLAKVGDINSQAGVRSFDLRVLLAKPKAEETQ, via the coding sequence ATGGCAAAGATTAACCTTCGCCCCTGGCGTGAAGAGCGTTCAGCGGCAAGACAAAAGCAGTTTATTACCAATGTATTGGCCGCTTGTTTGGTTGGCGCGGCCGTCGTTTTTGTAGCCGGTACGTATTACGACATACAAATGGACCGTCAGGGACAGCGTAATACTTACCTTCAAGGAAAAATAACTGACTTAGATGCTAAATTAAAAGAAATCGAAGAGCTGAAAGCTCAACGAGAGCGTTTACTTGCACGACTTAACGCCATTCAAGAGTTGCAAGGTAACCGCCCTATCATTGTTCGTAATTTTGATGAATTAGTGCGGGTTTTGCCTGATTCTATTAATTACACTGCAGTAGAACGAAAAGAGTCCGGTTTTAAAGAAACTGGCCTTAAGGGTGATACGTTGCGCATTGAGGGTATAGTTGCTCAGAACAAGGATGTATCAGAGCTTATGCGAAATATGGATAACTCAATTTGGTTTGGAGAGCCCGACCTCGCTAAGGTTGGTGATATAAATAGTCAGGCGGGTGTGCGCTCGTTTGATCTGCGTGTTCTGTTGGCAAAACCTAAAGCTGAGGAGACGCAATAA